CAGGCAGCTGATTTTCTCCCGGCGCTCATTCCACAAGAGACCGCATTTGGTTGCCACAAACGGACGAGGCCGTATCGACCGCAGTGCTCGGCTCACCATCTCCTCCGAATGCCCGCAGCCGTAAATCGGGGCCGTATCAATCCAGTTGATGCCGCATTCCATCGCCTCCCCAATCGCCTCCAGCGAATCCCGGTCATCCTGCGGCCCCCAGCCGTACTGCCACGGCCCGCCGATTGCCCAGGTCCCCAGCCCGATGACCGTCAGCTCCAAATCCGTCTGTCCAAGCCGCCGCGTTTTCATCCGTCCGCCCTCAATAAGACGCCGAATATCCGATATACAGCCAATTGACCGCCTGTCGAAAGACCGGTGCAAACACGCGCCCCAGCAGCGTCCACACGAGGAAAAATCCCATCAGACGAACCGGCATCACACTCATCAGCATCTGATAATACGTCCGCGCCGGCTCCGGCAGCACCAGCATCATCCAGGCCTGCCCGTCCAGCGGCGCTACCGGCATTATATTGAACAAAAACAGCACCAGATTCAAGCTGAACAAGATGCTCAGCAGCACCGCTATCCCCTGCAGCAGCCCATCCTGCCGGGCCTGGGCGACAGTCATAAACCCGGTACGGTCCGCCGGCCAGAACCACTCCAGCGCCAGCCCCAGCCGAATCGCTCCGGCCGCCGCCAGCACCAAGAGCAGATTGGCCGCCGGCCCGCTCAGCGCCATCCAGGCTGCCCGCTTCGGATACAACCGGGCCCATTCCGCATGATACGGCGTGCCGGCCCAGCCGAGCATCCATCCCCAGGCCGCATACGACAGCCACGGAAAAACAATCATCCCCAGCGGCTCCCGCTTCAGATGCGGCAGCGGATTCAAAGACACCAGCCCTTCCTCCCAGGCCGTCCGGTCCCCCATCCGCCAGGCCGCCAGCGCATGCGCCGCCTCGTGAAAGACCAGCGAGAACAAAAACACCCCATACCAGAGGATGCCCAACACCAGCGTATCTTCCGTCATAACCGGCACTCTCCGAAAAGGGGTTACTCAAGATAAATCATCTTTTTGGTCATCCCGCCGTCGAGAACGAAGTTTTGTCCGGTGATAAACTCCGCCCGTCGGCTGCACAGGTACAGCACCATCTGGGCGATATCCTCCGGTCTGCCGACCCGCCCGGCCGGATGCTGCGCGTGGTCCTCAGGCCGAATCACCCACGGCGACGGCGCCCCGTGCAGATACGCCGTTGTATCAATCCAGCCGGGACTGATGCAGTTGACCCGCACCTGCGGCCCCAGACTGACGGCCAGAGCGTGTGTCAGCGCCACAAGACCCCCTTTGGCTGCCGAATACGCCTCCGTGTTCGGCTCGCTCATCAGCGCCCGCGTGGAGGCGATATTCACAATCGCCTCGCGGGTTTCCTTCAGGGCCGCCGCACAGTGCTTTGCACACAAAAACGCCCCCGACAAATCCGTATCAATCACGCGTCGCCAGTCCTCATAAGACAGTTCCGTGACCGGCCCGTTTCTGGCGACGGCCGCATTGTTCACCAGACAGTCAATCCGTCCGAACCGCTCCAGCGTCCGCCGCACCATCCGCTCCACCGATGCCTCCTCTGAGACATCGGTCTGGATAAACAGCACATTGGGGCTGTTCAAAAAAGCCAGGGCCTTCGGCTCCAGCCGGGCTTCGACCTCCGCCAGCACCGCAGAGGCCCCCGCCTCCAGAAAGGTTTTGGCGATGCAGAGCCCGATTCCCCGCCCCCCGCCGGTAATCACAGCCGTTTTGCCTTGGAATTCTGAATGGTCCATACCTGTTATATACCCGCCTGACGCTCCCAACTCCAGAAGATTCTGGACGACGCCGACCTCATCCGGTACAATCCGCCCCGACTGTCCGTTTTTGAAAAACCTAACAAAACAACGGCTCTATGCCGAAAACACAGAAAGGTCAGACAGTATGAATAAAGCATCCGAACAGTTTCTGCAGAACCTTCTGGAAGCCCCCAGCCCCTCGGGCTATGAACAGCCCGCCGCCAAAGTCTGGCGGGACTATGTCAAACCCTATGCCGACCAGATGATAACCGATGTGCACGGAAACAGCTTCGCCGTCCTGAATCCCGATGCCGAGTTTAAGTTTATGATTACCGGCCATGTGGATGAAATCGGCCTGCTGATTACCCATATCGACGACAAAGGATACCTTTATACCGCGCAAATCGGCGGAATGGACCCTGCCTTGCTTATCGGCCAGCGGGTGCAAATCTGCACCGCCGACGGCCCCGTCCTCGGCGTCATCGGCCGCAAAGCCATCCATCAGATGACCCCCGAAGAACGGAAAAAGGCCGTCGAAATGGAAAACATCTGGGTGGATATCGGCGCCTCCAGCAAAAAAGACGCCCTCAAGCGCGTGGCAATCGGCGACCCGATGGTTATCGATGTCCCCTATCGGCGGCTCAACGGCGACAAAATCGTCTCCCGGGCCACCGATGACAAGGCCGGTGCCTTCGTCGTCGCCGAGGTCATTCGGGCCCTCTCCCGCCGCAAACTGAAAATCTCCGTCATCGGC
The window above is part of the Anaerohalosphaeraceae bacterium genome. Proteins encoded here:
- a CDS encoding site-2 protease family protein; its protein translation is MTEDTLVLGILWYGVFLFSLVFHEAAHALAAWRMGDRTAWEEGLVSLNPLPHLKREPLGMIVFPWLSYAAWGWMLGWAGTPYHAEWARLYPKRAAWMALSGPAANLLLVLAAAGAIRLGLALEWFWPADRTGFMTVAQARQDGLLQGIAVLLSILFSLNLVLFLFNIMPVAPLDGQAWMMLVLPEPARTYYQMLMSVMPVRLMGFFLVWTLLGRVFAPVFRQAVNWLYIGYSASY
- a CDS encoding SDR family oxidoreductase — translated: MDHSEFQGKTAVITGGGRGIGLCIAKTFLEAGASAVLAEVEARLEPKALAFLNSPNVLFIQTDVSEEASVERMVRRTLERFGRIDCLVNNAAVARNGPVTELSYEDWRRVIDTDLSGAFLCAKHCAAALKETREAIVNIASTRALMSEPNTEAYSAAKGGLVALTHALAVSLGPQVRVNCISPGWIDTTAYLHGAPSPWVIRPEDHAQHPAGRVGRPEDIAQMVLYLCSRRAEFITGQNFVLDGGMTKKMIYLE
- a CDS encoding M42 family metallopeptidase, with product MNKASEQFLQNLLEAPSPSGYEQPAAKVWRDYVKPYADQMITDVHGNSFAVLNPDAEFKFMITGHVDEIGLLITHIDDKGYLYTAQIGGMDPALLIGQRVQICTADGPVLGVIGRKAIHQMTPEERKKAVEMENIWVDIGASSKKDALKRVAIGDPMVIDVPYRRLNGDKIVSRATDDKAGAFVVAEVIRALSRRKLKISVIGVATVQEEIGLRGAITSSYKIHPHAGIAVDVGFASDHPDTDPKKTGQVSLGKGPILHRGPNINPILEKDLFKAAKAHKIPTQVTAEPRGTGTDANAIQLCRGGAAAGLISIPNRYMHTPVEVISLKDLEACIKLLTEFLAAHPDQRDYRP